The Hymenobacter sp. 5317J-9 genome has a window encoding:
- the rfbF gene encoding glucose-1-phosphate cytidylyltransferase, producing the protein MKAVILAGGYGTRISEESGLRPKPMVEIGGQPILWHIMKIYAHHGITDFVICCGYKGHLIKQYFANYFLHNSDVTFRMDRNEMQVRYQRAEPWTVTLVDTGQETMTGGRLRRVRHYLDEGETFCLTYGDGVGDVDIAASIAFHRRQGLLATLTAVRQPGRFGVFNLGEEDARINSFSEKPDGGLMPWVNGGFFVLEPAVLDYIGGDATVWERDPLERLAAEGQLAAYRHPGFWQPMDTLRDRNLLEDLWQRGQAAWKVWEPAPDATPAPAPAAPAPAAVRRRLPSPLAGARRLPSYLVATGQIPTD; encoded by the coding sequence ATGAAAGCAGTGATTCTGGCGGGGGGCTACGGCACCCGCATCAGCGAGGAAAGCGGGCTGCGGCCCAAGCCCATGGTGGAAATTGGCGGCCAGCCCATTCTCTGGCACATCATGAAAATCTACGCCCACCACGGCATCACCGATTTCGTGATTTGCTGCGGCTACAAGGGCCACCTCATCAAGCAGTACTTCGCCAACTACTTCCTGCACAACTCGGACGTGACGTTTCGCATGGACCGCAACGAGATGCAGGTGCGCTACCAGCGCGCCGAGCCCTGGACCGTGACGCTGGTGGACACCGGCCAGGAAACCATGACCGGCGGCCGCCTGCGCCGCGTGCGCCACTACCTGGACGAGGGCGAAACCTTCTGCCTGACCTACGGCGACGGCGTGGGTGACGTCGACATTGCGGCCAGCATTGCCTTTCACCGGCGGCAGGGGCTGCTGGCCACGCTCACGGCAGTGCGCCAGCCGGGCCGCTTCGGGGTGTTCAACCTGGGCGAGGAAGACGCCCGCATCAACAGCTTCAGCGAGAAGCCCGACGGCGGGCTGATGCCCTGGGTGAATGGCGGCTTCTTTGTGCTGGAGCCGGCCGTGCTCGACTACATCGGCGGCGACGCCACGGTGTGGGAGCGCGACCCGCTCGAACGCCTCGCCGCCGAAGGCCAGCTGGCCGCCTACCGCCACCCCGGCTTCTGGCAGCCCATGGATACGCTGCGCGACCGCAACCTGCTGGAGGACCTCTGGCAGCGCGGCCAGGCCGCCTGGAAAGTGTGGGAGCCCGCCCCCGATGCCACTCCGGCGCCGGCCCCGGCAGCCCCCGCGCCAGCGGCAGTCCGGCGGCGCCTCCCTTCGCCGCTGGCGGGCGCCCGGCGCCTGCCCAGCTACCTGGTGGCCACCGGCCAAATCCCCACCGACTGA
- a CDS encoding exopolysaccharide biosynthesis polyprenyl glycosylphosphotransferase, producing the protein MERYAHYTDSTRFILPLLDVAIIFGAFRLAGFLVWHSWEFTGYAPFLFIIFALLWWTLSRQYANIFRLDRLITYAEKLGYLLRTFLMHGLLLLGTALLLDVQQLPLKELLLVYGLSITGVVLGRFVLAFCYRAYRRYFGEPHSRYVIVGASESGQRLYHFLAAHDPAGTQFKGFFADEPVTPALRPLVRGAVAEVKTYCLHTPVDEIYFALPFDNHQLIRELSDFAINNFLSFRIVPDYPGTMRQDVSVYHYDHLPILTVRREPLAIWANRLLKRSFDVVFSGLVIGLLFPLLMPVLALVIKLDSPGPVFFKQMRPGRRNRLFPCYKLRTMHTGHGQTELQARKGDPRVTRVGYYLRKYNLDELPQFFNVLLGHMSVVGPRPNMLSQLQEYSQRMNTYQLRHAVTPGITGYAQVNGCRGETRAPNAMEKRVEYDLKYLENWSFILDLKIIGQTVVNMVRGEENAY; encoded by the coding sequence ATGGAACGATACGCGCACTACACCGATTCGACTCGGTTTATCCTGCCGCTGCTGGATGTTGCCATCATCTTTGGAGCCTTTCGCCTGGCCGGCTTTCTGGTGTGGCACAGCTGGGAGTTTACCGGCTACGCGCCGTTCCTGTTCATCATTTTCGCGCTGCTCTGGTGGACGCTCTCGCGGCAGTACGCCAACATCTTCCGCCTCGACCGTCTGATAACCTACGCCGAGAAGCTGGGCTACCTGCTGCGCACTTTTCTGATGCACGGGCTGCTGCTGCTGGGCACGGCACTGCTGCTCGACGTGCAGCAGCTGCCGCTGAAGGAGCTGCTGCTGGTGTACGGGCTGTCCATCACGGGCGTGGTGCTGGGGCGCTTCGTGCTGGCGTTCTGCTACCGGGCCTACCGGCGCTACTTCGGCGAGCCCCACAGCCGCTACGTGATAGTGGGGGCCAGCGAAAGCGGCCAGCGCCTCTACCACTTTCTGGCCGCCCACGACCCGGCCGGCACGCAGTTCAAGGGCTTTTTTGCCGATGAGCCGGTGACCCCGGCCCTGCGCCCGCTGGTGCGCGGGGCGGTGGCGGAGGTGAAAACCTACTGCCTGCACACGCCGGTCGACGAAATCTACTTCGCCCTGCCCTTCGACAACCACCAGCTCATCCGCGAGCTGTCGGACTTTGCCATCAACAACTTCCTCTCGTTTCGCATCGTGCCCGACTACCCCGGCACCATGCGCCAGGACGTGAGCGTGTACCACTACGACCACCTGCCCATTCTCACGGTGCGGCGCGAGCCGCTGGCCATCTGGGCCAACCGCCTGCTCAAGCGCAGCTTCGACGTGGTGTTTTCGGGCTTGGTCATCGGGCTCTTGTTTCCGCTGCTGATGCCGGTGCTGGCGCTGGTCATCAAGCTCGATTCGCCGGGGCCGGTGTTCTTCAAGCAGATGCGGCCGGGGCGGCGCAACCGGCTGTTTCCGTGCTACAAGCTGCGCACCATGCACACGGGCCACGGCCAGACCGAGCTGCAGGCCCGCAAGGGCGACCCCCGGGTGACGCGCGTGGGCTACTACCTGCGCAAGTACAACCTCGACGAGCTGCCGCAATTCTTCAACGTGCTGCTGGGGCACATGTCGGTGGTGGGGCCGCGGCCCAACATGCTCTCGCAGCTGCAGGAATATTCCCAGCGCATGAACACCTACCAGCTGCGCCACGCCGTGACGCCCGGCATCACGGGCTACGCCCAGGTGAACGGCTGCCGCGGCGAAACCCGCGCCCCCAACGCCATGGAGAAGCGCGTGGAATACGACCTCAAGTACCTGGAAAACTGGTCCTTCATTCTGGATTTGAAAATCATCGGCCAAACCGTGGTCAACATGGTTCGCGGCGAAGAAAACGCCTACTGA
- a CDS encoding class I SAM-dependent methyltransferase, with the protein MKTSFAASSLPLSPVAASAPETAVAPGPAGYCRFCGTPLRHTFVDLGTSPLCQDHVTPERFAHAEAFYPLHAYVCEECFLVQVGEFVEPDEVFRQDYAYFSSYSTSWLEHARQYCAMATERFGLNESSLVVEVASNDGYLLQYFLEKNIPVLGVEPAGNVARAAEEKGVPTMRRFFGSATARELTDGCGAADLLIGNNVLAHVPNLNNFVDGLRLALKPEGVITMEFPHLLRLIEGRQFDTIYHEHFSYFSFFTVERVFAAHGLTLFDVEELPTHGGSLRIYARHAAATAPHLAVTPAVADLRNREMAAGVCDLGFYADFAEQVRETKRKLLEFLIEAKRAGKTVAGYGAPGKGNTLLNYCGIRTDFLDYTVDLNPHKQGNFLPGTRIPILDPSHVLETRPDYLLILPWNLREEIMAQMAVIREWGGQFVVPIPEPRVFA; encoded by the coding sequence ATGAAAACCTCCTTTGCAGCCTCTTCTCTGCCATTGTCGCCGGTAGCAGCCAGTGCGCCCGAAACCGCCGTGGCGCCCGGCCCGGCCGGCTACTGCCGGTTTTGCGGCACGCCGCTGCGCCACACGTTTGTCGATTTGGGCACCTCGCCGCTGTGCCAAGACCACGTGACGCCCGAGCGGTTTGCGCACGCCGAAGCCTTCTACCCGCTGCACGCCTACGTGTGCGAGGAGTGTTTTCTGGTGCAGGTGGGCGAGTTTGTGGAGCCCGACGAGGTGTTCCGGCAGGACTACGCCTATTTCTCGTCCTACTCCACGTCGTGGCTGGAGCACGCCCGGCAGTATTGCGCCATGGCCACCGAGCGGTTTGGCCTGAACGAAAGCAGCCTGGTGGTGGAAGTGGCCAGCAACGACGGCTACCTGCTGCAGTACTTTCTGGAAAAAAACATCCCGGTGCTGGGCGTGGAGCCGGCCGGCAACGTGGCCCGCGCGGCCGAGGAAAAGGGCGTGCCCACGATGCGCCGCTTTTTCGGCAGCGCCACGGCCCGCGAGCTCACCGATGGCTGCGGCGCGGCCGACCTACTCATCGGCAACAACGTGCTGGCCCACGTGCCCAACCTCAACAACTTCGTGGACGGCCTGCGCCTGGCCCTGAAGCCCGAGGGCGTCATCACGATGGAGTTTCCGCACCTGCTGCGGCTCATCGAAGGGCGGCAGTTCGACACCATTTACCACGAGCATTTCAGCTACTTCTCCTTCTTCACGGTGGAGCGCGTGTTTGCCGCCCACGGCCTCACCCTCTTCGACGTGGAGGAGCTGCCCACCCACGGCGGCTCGCTGCGCATCTACGCCCGGCACGCGGCGGCCACCGCCCCGCACCTGGCCGTGACCCCAGCCGTGGCCGACCTGCGCAACCGCGAAATGGCCGCCGGCGTGTGCGACCTGGGCTTCTACGCCGACTTTGCCGAGCAGGTGCGCGAAACCAAGCGCAAGCTCCTCGAATTCCTCATCGAGGCCAAGCGCGCCGGCAAAACGGTGGCCGGCTACGGGGCTCCCGGCAAGGGCAACACCTTGCTCAACTACTGCGGCATCCGGACCGATTTTCTGGACTATACCGTGGACTTGAACCCGCACAAGCAGGGCAATTTCCTGCCCGGCACCCGCATCCCCATCCTCGACCCCAGCCACGTCCTGGAAACGCGCCCCGACTACCTGCTGATTCTGCCCTGGAACCTGCGCGAAGAAATCATGGCCCAGATGGCCGTCATCCGCGAGTGGGGCGGGCAGTTTGTGGTGCCCATTCCCGAGCCCCGGGTTTTCGCTTAA
- a CDS encoding WecB/TagA/CpsF family glycosyltransferase produces the protein MSTLLLKRPVLDARISTGAVPEFIDTILRLGAARASAYVCCANAHMLVEAHQDPQFRRVLDQASVVTPDGSPVAAALGWLHGQPQPRVAGMDLLPALLAEAAARGQSVYFYGTTEAVLTAIVDRARRELPALRVAGWQAPPFRPLTPAEDDAAVAAINAADPDLVFVALGCPRQERWMAEHRGRVRACMVGVGQAFMVYAGLERRLPEWARGLWLEWAYRLWLEPRRLARRYLVTNTWFVWLLARHLLTRWQAQALPARPSTRRGLRTSLRHGALKLRRADALSTVHS, from the coding sequence ATGTCAACCCTGCTACTGAAACGCCCCGTGCTGGACGCCCGCATCTCAACCGGGGCCGTGCCCGAGTTCATCGACACCATTTTGCGGCTGGGGGCGGCCCGCGCCTCGGCCTACGTGTGCTGCGCCAACGCCCACATGCTGGTGGAGGCCCACCAGGACCCGCAGTTTCGGCGCGTGCTGGACCAGGCCAGCGTGGTGACGCCCGACGGCAGCCCCGTGGCCGCGGCCTTGGGCTGGCTGCACGGCCAGCCGCAGCCCCGCGTGGCCGGCATGGACCTGCTGCCCGCGCTGCTGGCCGAGGCCGCCGCCCGCGGGCAGTCGGTGTATTTCTACGGCACCACCGAGGCGGTGCTCACGGCCATTGTGGACCGGGCCCGGCGCGAGCTGCCCGCGCTGCGGGTGGCCGGCTGGCAGGCCCCGCCCTTCCGCCCGCTCACGCCGGCCGAGGACGACGCGGCCGTGGCCGCCATCAACGCCGCCGACCCCGACCTGGTGTTTGTGGCGCTGGGCTGCCCCCGGCAGGAGCGCTGGATGGCCGAGCACCGCGGCCGGGTGCGGGCCTGCATGGTGGGCGTGGGCCAGGCCTTCATGGTGTATGCCGGCCTGGAGCGGCGCCTGCCGGAGTGGGCCCGCGGGCTGTGGCTGGAATGGGCCTACCGCCTCTGGCTGGAGCCCCGCCGCCTGGCCCGCCGCTACCTCGTCACCAACACATGGTTTGTGTGGCTGCTGGCCCGCCATCTGCTCACGCGCTGGCAGGCCCAGGCACTACCGGCCCGGCCCAGCACCCGGCGGGGCCTGCGCACCAGCCTGCGCCACGGCGCCCTGAAGCTTCGGCGTGCCGACGCCCTTTCCACCGTTCATTCCTAG
- a CDS encoding glycosyltransferase family 2 protein: MFPAVLYVIIPVFNRWHFTRACLESLQAQRVQHFRVVVVDDGSTDGTAEHLARDFPAVEVLAGSGQLFWTAAVNLGIRHALAHGADRVMTLNNDVVAPPDFIENALRWARRQPSALLGPVELDATTGQPVFGGETFSFLTHQRHNLLASLPPEDQCGLHPVTYLPGRGLLIPAAVFVTQGLFDERHLPHYLADYDFTSQARRAGFPVYVNYDTHLLTYPDDSGQVQTRQRRSLRGYYQHLFGIRGGGNLRNFTYFALKNAPIFFLPFFLLNGYLRRLLGYFLH, translated from the coding sequence TTGTTTCCGGCCGTGCTCTACGTCATCATTCCCGTTTTCAACCGCTGGCACTTCACGCGGGCCTGCCTGGAGTCGCTGCAGGCGCAAAGGGTGCAACATTTTCGGGTCGTCGTCGTCGACGACGGCTCCACCGATGGCACCGCCGAGCACCTGGCCCGCGACTTTCCGGCGGTGGAGGTGCTGGCCGGCTCCGGCCAGCTTTTCTGGACGGCCGCCGTAAACCTGGGCATTCGCCACGCCCTGGCCCACGGCGCCGACCGCGTCATGACGCTCAACAACGACGTGGTGGCCCCGCCCGATTTCATCGAAAACGCCCTGCGCTGGGCCCGGCGCCAACCCAGCGCCCTGCTGGGCCCCGTGGAGCTGGACGCCACCACCGGCCAGCCCGTGTTCGGCGGCGAAACCTTCAGCTTTCTGACCCACCAGCGCCACAACCTGCTGGCTTCGCTGCCGCCTGAAGACCAGTGCGGGCTGCACCCCGTCACCTACCTGCCCGGCCGCGGCCTGCTCATTCCGGCCGCGGTGTTCGTCACGCAGGGCCTGTTTGATGAGCGCCACCTGCCCCACTACCTGGCCGACTATGACTTCACCAGCCAGGCCCGGCGAGCCGGGTTCCCGGTCTATGTGAACTACGACACCCACCTGCTCACCTACCCCGACGACAGCGGCCAGGTCCAGACCCGGCAGCGGCGCAGCCTGCGCGGCTACTACCAGCACCTGTTCGGCATTCGGGGCGGCGGCAACCTGCGCAATTTCACCTACTTCGCCCTCAAAAACGCGCCTATTTTCTTTTTGCCCTTTTTCCTGCTCAACGGCTACCTGCGCCGGCTGCTGGGCTACTTTCTGCATTAA
- a CDS encoding Ig-like domain-containing protein — translation MKVHSKNNRILSLLRAAWLSLALAPALAQAQNVPNVTYQGPITITQGGTYTGNYKSTDSNTPAVTIATSSPVTLQGCILVGPGDLIQANGTPGDITVLNSQAYGTTPTQDDRYRGRFIAATNARNIRAENNYLEHTTGFTIYQFSGDGSASQTVRILRNKVLDIDGRTRNGGRNLANFIGLNTVRNIANIEIAWNQVINEPNLSSVEDNINFYNSGGTSQSPARVHDNYVQGAYPFPATSSTYSGTGMTTDGDGTTVSTVPSFLEAYDNQFVSTCNAGMNIAAGHDIKYYNNRIVTSAYLPDGSPLPAVYAGTAVFNGHQVSSSVFYNNTIQNNTIGYRNPGYTIPFQDRHDLSNGACATCTGTNHLPNPITLSTEQNELTLWQQKLAQNNVTLGPGGSGGSGTTPTNTPPTVSLSAPSTGTVGTALTLTATAADANGTVSKVEFFNGATKLGEDLTAPYTYSYTPTAAGTLSLTARATDNAGASTTSNTASVTVGTSTTTPPTTTAGDPANSTFFRAFNLGGSAATIDGRNWEASSGAANFSTNASGWSSPGASLNPATDAARAGMITSALFGTGPTLAVSGVASGTYSVYLYIWEDNSAETLNIQLEGQTVRSGYSTGSAGHWERVGPFTANVTDGTINVGTTGGNANLSGLEIFKQNTTTTAPTNTPPTVSLSAPSTGTVGTSLTLTATATDADGTVNKVEFFNGATKLGEDLTAPYSLNYTPSAAGTLSFTARATDNAGASATSTAKSVTVSAPTNPLATGPANATFYRAFNLGGSAATIDGRNWEASGTATNFRTNASGWSSPGASLNPTTDAARAGMITSALFGTGPTLAVSGVASGTYSVYLYIWEDNSAETLNIQLEGQTVRSGYSTGSAGHWERVGPFTANVTDGTINVGTTGGNVNLSGLEIWKHNSTAMRGIAPSTNGFGLFPAAGRADAQAQLATAAAKADLGLTSAHAAPVQGYRFAFGPATPGVAVLTDDQLTGDHRQLSLSSPQTGFMPALRTI, via the coding sequence TTGAAAGTCCATTCTAAGAATAATCGCATTTTGTCGTTGCTGCGTGCCGCTTGGCTGAGTCTGGCCCTGGCTCCGGCACTGGCCCAGGCCCAAAACGTTCCGAACGTGACGTATCAGGGCCCCATCACCATCACTCAGGGCGGTACCTACACCGGTAACTACAAGAGTACCGACTCGAACACGCCGGCCGTAACCATCGCCACGTCGTCGCCCGTGACGCTGCAGGGCTGCATATTGGTGGGCCCCGGCGACCTGATTCAGGCCAACGGCACGCCCGGCGACATCACCGTGCTCAACAGCCAAGCCTACGGCACCACGCCCACGCAGGACGACCGATACCGCGGCCGCTTCATTGCCGCCACCAACGCCCGGAACATCCGGGCCGAAAACAACTACCTGGAGCACACCACGGGCTTCACCATCTACCAGTTCAGCGGCGACGGGTCAGCCAGCCAGACGGTGCGCATTTTGCGCAACAAGGTGCTCGACATCGACGGCCGCACCCGCAACGGCGGGCGCAACCTGGCCAACTTCATCGGCCTGAACACGGTGCGCAACATCGCCAACATCGAAATTGCCTGGAACCAGGTGATTAACGAGCCCAACCTGTCGTCGGTGGAAGACAACATCAACTTCTACAACTCGGGCGGCACCTCGCAGAGCCCCGCCCGCGTGCACGACAACTACGTGCAGGGCGCCTACCCCTTCCCGGCCACCAGCAGCACCTACTCGGGCACGGGCATGACCACCGACGGCGACGGCACCACCGTGAGCACCGTCCCTTCCTTCCTGGAAGCGTACGACAACCAGTTTGTGTCGACCTGCAACGCGGGCATGAACATCGCCGCCGGCCACGACATCAAGTACTACAACAACCGCATTGTGACCAGCGCCTACCTGCCCGATGGCTCGCCGCTGCCGGCCGTGTACGCGGGCACCGCGGTATTCAACGGTCATCAGGTGTCGAGCAGCGTGTTCTACAACAACACCATTCAGAACAACACCATCGGCTACCGCAACCCGGGCTACACCATTCCTTTCCAGGACCGCCACGACCTCTCGAACGGCGCCTGCGCCACCTGCACCGGCACCAACCACCTGCCCAACCCCATCACGCTGAGCACGGAGCAGAACGAGCTGACGCTCTGGCAGCAGAAGCTGGCCCAGAACAACGTGACGCTGGGCCCGGGCGGCTCCGGCGGCAGCGGCACCACGCCCACCAACACGCCGCCGACGGTGAGCCTGAGCGCGCCCTCGACGGGCACGGTGGGCACGGCCCTGACGCTGACGGCCACGGCCGCCGACGCCAACGGCACGGTGAGCAAAGTAGAGTTCTTCAACGGCGCCACCAAGCTCGGCGAGGACCTGACCGCGCCCTATACCTACAGCTACACCCCCACCGCCGCCGGCACGCTCAGCCTCACGGCCCGCGCCACCGACAACGCCGGCGCTAGCACGACTTCGAACACGGCCAGTGTCACGGTGGGCACCAGCACCACCACGCCGCCCACGACCACCGCGGGCGACCCGGCTAATTCGACCTTCTTCCGCGCCTTCAACCTGGGCGGTTCGGCCGCAACCATCGACGGGCGCAACTGGGAAGCCAGCAGCGGCGCGGCCAACTTCAGCACCAATGCCTCGGGCTGGTCCAGCCCCGGCGCTTCGCTGAACCCGGCCACGGACGCGGCGCGCGCCGGCATGATTACCTCGGCTTTGTTTGGCACGGGCCCCACGCTGGCCGTGAGCGGCGTGGCCAGCGGCACGTACTCGGTGTACCTCTACATCTGGGAGGATAACTCGGCCGAAACGCTGAACATCCAGCTCGAGGGCCAGACCGTGCGCTCGGGCTACAGCACCGGCTCGGCCGGGCACTGGGAGCGGGTGGGCCCCTTCACGGCCAACGTGACCGACGGCACCATCAACGTGGGCACCACCGGCGGCAACGCCAACCTCTCGGGCCTCGAAATCTTCAAGCAAAATACCACTACCACCGCCCCCACCAACACGCCACCGACGGTGAGCCTGAGCGCTCCCTCGACGGGCACGGTGGGCACGTCCCTGACGCTGACGGCCACGGCTACTGACGCCGACGGTACGGTGAACAAGGTAGAGTTCTTCAACGGCGCCACCAAGCTCGGCGAAGACCTGACCGCGCCTTACTCGCTGAACTACACGCCCTCCGCGGCCGGCACGCTCAGCTTCACGGCCCGCGCCACCGACAACGCCGGCGCATCGGCAACTTCGACGGCTAAAAGCGTCACCGTGAGTGCGCCCACCAACCCCTTGGCCACCGGCCCCGCCAACGCCACTTTCTACCGGGCGTTTAACCTGGGCGGTTCGGCCGCGACCATCGACGGGCGCAACTGGGAAGCCAGCGGCACGGCCACCAACTTCCGTACCAACGCTTCGGGCTGGTCCAGCCCCGGCGCTTCGCTGAATCCGACGACCGACGCGGCCCGTGCTGGCATGATTACCTCGGCGCTATTCGGTACGGGCCCCACGCTGGCCGTGAGCGGCGTGGCCAGCGGCACGTACTCGGTGTACCTCTACATCTGGGAGGATAACTCGGCCGAAACGCTGAACATCCAGCTCGAGGGCCAGACCGTGCGCTCGGGCTACAGCACCGGCTCGGCCGGGCACTGGGAGCGGGTGGGCCCCTTCACGGCCAACGTGACCGACGGCACCATCAACGTGGGCACCACCGGCGGCAACGTTAACCTCTCGGGCCTCGAAATCTGGAAGCACAACTCCACGGCAATGCGCGGCATTGCGCCCAGCACGAACGGCTTCGGCCTGTTCCCGGCCGCGGGCCGCGCCGATGCACAAGCGCAACTGGCCACGGCCGCTGCTAAAGCAGACCTAGGCCTTACAAGTGCCCACGCGGCCCCTGTGCAAGGCTACCGTTTCGCCTTCGGCCCTGCTACCCCTGGCGTGGCCGTGCTGACTGACGACCAATTGACCGGCGACCACCGCCAGCTTTCCCTAAGCAGCCCGCAAACCGGCTTCATGCCGGCCCTGCGCACCATTTAG
- the rfbC gene encoding dTDP-4-dehydrorhamnose 3,5-epimerase, translated as MQLTATKLPGVFLVDVDRLEDERGFFARTWCTRELAEHGISMTVAQANVSANPRPGTLRGLHYQAAPHEETKLVRCTRGAIYDVVVDLRPDSPTCGQWLGVELWAASYQQLLVPGGCAHGFLTLAPHTDVSYLMSACYEPSAARGLRWNDPAIGVRWPVRPQLISAKDLNYPDWQPPATRRPALPAELLSASVH; from the coding sequence ATGCAACTCACCGCCACCAAATTGCCGGGTGTTTTCCTCGTCGACGTGGACCGCCTGGAAGACGAACGGGGCTTTTTTGCCCGCACCTGGTGCACCCGGGAGCTGGCCGAGCACGGCATCAGCATGACGGTGGCGCAGGCCAATGTGTCGGCCAATCCGCGGCCGGGCACGCTGCGCGGGCTGCACTACCAGGCCGCGCCCCACGAAGAAACCAAGCTGGTGCGCTGCACCCGGGGCGCCATTTATGACGTGGTGGTGGACCTGCGGCCCGACTCGCCCACTTGCGGGCAGTGGCTGGGCGTGGAGCTGTGGGCCGCCAGCTACCAGCAGCTGCTGGTGCCGGGCGGCTGCGCCCACGGCTTCCTCACCCTGGCCCCCCACACCGACGTGAGCTACCTGATGTCGGCCTGCTACGAGCCCAGCGCCGCCCGCGGCCTGCGCTGGAACGACCCCGCCATTGGGGTGCGCTGGCCGGTGCGGCCCCAGCTCATATCGGCCAAAGACCTGAACTACCCCGACTGGCAGCCGCCCGCAACCCGGCGCCCCGCGCTGCCCGCCGAGCTGCTGAGCGCCAGCGTCCACTAA
- a CDS encoding SDR family oxidoreductase, translating into MDSPRILITGNLGYVGPGVVRQLRQAFPDAELIGFDLGLFAHCLTGPAPLPEVCLDRQVFGDVRHLPSGLLTGVNVVVHLAAISNDPMGTAYEDVTMAVNHDASVHLARVAKAHGARAFVFASSCSVYGLGGDEQKSEDAALNPLTAYARSKVATERDLTALADDKFRVTCLRFATACGWSERLRLDLVLNDFVASAVATGELTILSDGTPWRPLIHVRDMARAVLWATHRPLGGPFLALNVGSNAWNYRVRELAEAVARNRPDTKVKISPTGAPDRRSYRVDFDLFRQLAPEHQPLMSLDATIAELTSKLLEMWFIDPDFRTSRLMRLRVLKALVEQGDLTPDLTWAPLPRPAPASPRPAVPVLA; encoded by the coding sequence ATGGATTCTCCTCGCATTCTGATAACCGGCAACCTGGGCTACGTGGGCCCCGGCGTGGTGCGCCAGCTCCGGCAGGCTTTTCCCGACGCCGAACTCATTGGGTTCGACCTGGGCCTGTTTGCCCACTGCCTCACCGGCCCGGCCCCGCTGCCCGAAGTGTGCCTCGACCGCCAGGTGTTCGGCGACGTGCGCCACCTGCCTTCCGGCCTGCTCACGGGCGTGAACGTGGTGGTGCACCTGGCCGCCATTTCCAACGACCCCATGGGCACCGCCTACGAAGACGTGACCATGGCCGTGAACCACGACGCCAGCGTGCACCTGGCGCGCGTGGCCAAGGCCCATGGCGCCCGCGCGTTTGTGTTTGCCAGTTCGTGCAGCGTGTATGGCCTGGGCGGCGACGAACAGAAGTCGGAAGACGCGGCCCTGAACCCGCTCACGGCCTACGCCCGCTCCAAGGTGGCCACCGAGCGTGACCTGACCGCGCTGGCCGACGACAAGTTTCGGGTGACCTGCCTGCGCTTTGCCACGGCCTGCGGCTGGAGCGAGCGGCTGCGCCTCGACCTGGTGCTCAACGACTTTGTGGCCAGCGCCGTGGCCACCGGCGAACTCACCATTCTGAGCGACGGCACGCCCTGGCGCCCGCTCATCCACGTGCGCGACATGGCCCGCGCGGTGCTGTGGGCCACCCACCGCCCGCTGGGTGGTCCGTTTCTGGCCCTGAACGTGGGCAGCAACGCCTGGAACTACCGCGTGCGCGAGCTGGCCGAGGCCGTGGCCCGCAACCGCCCCGATACGAAGGTGAAAATCAGCCCCACGGGCGCCCCCGACCGCCGCTCCTACCGCGTCGACTTCGACCTGTTTCGGCAGCTGGCCCCCGAGCACCAGCCCCTGATGAGCCTCGACGCCACCATTGCCGAGCTCACCAGCAAGCTGCTGGAAATGTGGTTCATCGACCCCGATTTCCGCACTTCGCGGCTGATGCGCCTGCGGGTGCTGAAGGCCCTGGTGGAGCAGGGCGACCTAACCCCCGACCTGACCTGGGCGCCGCTGCCCCGCCCGGCGCCGGCCAGCCCCCGCCCCGCCGTGCCGGTGCTGGCCTGA